The proteins below are encoded in one region of Pseudoalteromonas ulvae UL12:
- the polA gene encoding DNA polymerase I — protein MAQIQENPLILVDGSSYLFRAFHAPPHLTNSKGEPTGAIYGVVNMLKSLVRQFDPSHMVVIFDAKGKTFRNDMFADYKANRPPMPDDLRSQIAPLHEIIRAMGLPLISIEGVEADDVIGTFARIATEQKRNVLISTGDKDMAQLVNEHVTLINTMTDTVLDPAGVTDKFGVPPELIIDYLALMGDKVDNIPGVDGCGPKTAVKWLDQFGSLTGVLENADSVKGKIGEKLRAALAHLPLSYELATIKLDVAVDADLEQLKIQDANSDELIKLYGVCEFRRWLAELLDSNPSTSTPQGTIAPELESQQPVQAAIETDYETILTMEQFDSWLERLNSADLFAFDTETTSLDYMQAELVGMSFAVEAGKAAYLPIGHDYMGAPEQLDRDEVLKKIAPLLADETKAKVGQNLKYDKSVLARAGLVLNGIKYDTMLESYVLNSVATRHDMDSLALKYLGHKNISFEEIAGKGKNQLTFNQIELEKAAPYAAEDADITLRLHQVLWPKLEADKKLKSVFEEIELPLVNVLSDIERTGVEIDSAMLAKQSLEIGTRLEQLEKEAHELAQEPFNLSSPKQLQAILFEKQGLPVIKKTPKGAPSTAEEVLQELAHDYPLPKLIIEHRGLSKLKSTYTDKLPLMVDTHTQRVHTSYHQAITATGRLSSTDPNLQNIPIRTEEGRKIRQAFVAAKGYKIVAADYSQIELRIMAHLSQDKGLLNAFSQGLDVHSATAAEVFAVPVEEVTTDMRRKAKAVNFGLIYGMSAFGLARQLDVPRHEAQHYIDKYFERFPGVLDYMETTREKAAELGYVETHFGRRLYLPEIKARNGARRKAAERAAINAPMQGTAADIIKKAMITVNSWVKAQPDNTVRLLMQVHDELVFEIQQECVESYTQQICQLMSEAADLDVPLIAESDQGDNWDQAH, from the coding sequence ATGGCGCAGATCCAAGAAAACCCCCTTATTTTAGTCGATGGTTCTTCCTATTTATTTCGTGCTTTTCATGCGCCGCCACATTTAACAAATTCCAAAGGTGAACCCACAGGCGCGATCTATGGTGTGGTGAACATGCTTAAAAGCTTGGTTAGACAGTTTGATCCAAGCCATATGGTGGTGATCTTTGATGCGAAAGGTAAAACCTTCCGTAATGATATGTTTGCTGATTATAAGGCTAACCGCCCACCGATGCCGGATGATCTGCGCTCACAAATTGCGCCTTTACATGAGATTATTCGTGCTATGGGTCTTCCGCTGATCAGCATTGAAGGGGTGGAAGCGGATGATGTGATTGGTACCTTTGCGCGGATCGCGACTGAGCAAAAGCGCAATGTATTAATTTCTACAGGTGATAAAGACATGGCTCAATTGGTCAACGAGCATGTCACTTTGATTAATACAATGACAGATACGGTACTCGACCCAGCTGGAGTTACGGACAAGTTTGGTGTACCACCAGAGCTGATCATCGACTATTTAGCCTTGATGGGCGATAAAGTCGATAATATTCCAGGTGTTGACGGATGCGGTCCAAAAACAGCGGTCAAGTGGCTTGATCAATTTGGATCTTTGACTGGTGTACTTGAAAATGCCGATTCAGTGAAGGGTAAAATTGGCGAGAAGTTACGTGCAGCACTTGCACATTTACCACTGAGTTATGAATTAGCGACCATTAAATTAGATGTGGCAGTAGATGCAGATCTTGAGCAGTTAAAGATTCAAGATGCCAATAGTGATGAGCTGATCAAACTATACGGTGTGTGTGAGTTTCGCCGCTGGCTTGCAGAATTACTCGATAGCAACCCATCAACGTCTACACCTCAAGGAACTATCGCTCCAGAACTAGAGAGTCAGCAGCCCGTTCAGGCCGCGATTGAAACGGATTATGAAACTATTTTAACAATGGAGCAGTTTGATTCGTGGCTTGAGCGTTTAAATTCTGCAGACTTATTTGCATTTGATACAGAAACAACCAGTTTAGATTATATGCAAGCCGAGTTAGTCGGGATGAGTTTCGCTGTTGAAGCAGGTAAGGCTGCTTATTTACCGATTGGCCATGATTACATGGGGGCACCAGAGCAGCTTGACCGTGATGAAGTGCTTAAAAAGATCGCCCCATTACTTGCAGATGAAACCAAAGCAAAAGTGGGGCAAAACTTAAAATACGATAAAAGTGTACTCGCACGTGCAGGCTTAGTGCTTAATGGCATTAAATATGACACCATGCTTGAGTCTTATGTCTTAAATAGTGTTGCAACACGTCATGATATGGACTCGTTGGCGCTTAAATATTTAGGCCATAAAAATATCAGTTTTGAAGAGATCGCTGGCAAGGGTAAGAATCAGCTGACTTTTAACCAAATCGAGTTAGAAAAAGCCGCGCCTTATGCCGCTGAAGATGCCGATATTACATTGCGTCTTCATCAAGTACTTTGGCCAAAACTCGAAGCAGATAAAAAGTTAAAATCTGTTTTTGAAGAGATTGAATTACCCCTCGTAAATGTGTTGTCTGATATTGAGCGTACCGGTGTCGAAATAGATAGCGCGATGTTAGCCAAGCAAAGTTTAGAGATCGGCACTCGTCTTGAGCAACTTGAAAAAGAAGCGCATGAATTAGCGCAAGAGCCGTTTAATTTAAGTTCTCCAAAACAGCTTCAAGCCATCTTGTTTGAAAAGCAAGGACTGCCAGTCATCAAAAAAACCCCTAAAGGGGCTCCTTCTACGGCAGAGGAAGTATTGCAGGAGTTGGCGCATGATTACCCGCTTCCTAAGTTAATTATTGAGCACCGTGGTTTGTCGAAATTGAAGTCAACCTATACAGATAAGCTTCCGTTAATGGTTGATACACACACCCAGCGTGTACATACATCTTACCATCAAGCGATTACGGCTACAGGGCGTTTAAGCTCGACTGATCCGAACTTACAGAATATTCCGATTAGAACAGAAGAAGGACGTAAGATCCGCCAAGCGTTTGTCGCAGCGAAAGGCTATAAAATTGTTGCAGCCGATTACAGCCAAATTGAATTACGTATTATGGCTCATTTATCACAAGATAAAGGGTTGTTAAATGCGTTTTCACAAGGGCTCGATGTGCATAGTGCGACGGCTGCAGAAGTTTTCGCTGTACCGGTTGAAGAAGTCACAACCGATATGCGCCGTAAAGCAAAAGCTGTTAATTTTGGTTTAATTTATGGAATGTCAGCATTTGGTTTAGCGCGTCAACTTGATGTGCCTCGCCATGAGGCGCAGCATTACATCGATAAATACTTTGAGCGTTTCCCTGGTGTACTCGACTATATGGAAACCACTCGAGAAAAAGCCGCTGAATTGGGTTATGTCGAAACTCATTTTGGTCGTCGTTTATACCTGCCAGAAATAAAAGCACGCAACGGCGCACGCCGTAAAGCCGCTGAGCGCGCAGCAATCAATGCACCTATGCAAGGAACCGCGGCTGATATCATTAAAAAAGCAATGATAACAGTTAACTCGTGGGTAAAAGCGCAACCAGACAATACAGTAAGGTTATTAATGCAAGTTCACGATGAATTGGTCTTTGAGATACAGCAAGAGTGTGTTGAATCATATACTCAACAAATCTGCCAGCTGATGTCTGAAGCTGCGGATTTAGATGTACCATTAATTGCAGAATCCGATCAGGGCGATAACTGGGATCAAGCACATTAA
- the ubiK gene encoding ubiquinone biosynthesis accessory factor UbiK — protein MINPTKIEEIAKQLTDNMPQGVKSLAENLENKTKQVLQNKLAQMDFVSREEFDIQSQVLIRTREKLSQLEQKVSELEAKLSSEQE, from the coding sequence ATGATTAACCCAACAAAAATTGAAGAAATAGCCAAGCAACTAACAGACAATATGCCGCAAGGCGTTAAAAGCTTAGCTGAGAACTTGGAAAACAAAACCAAGCAAGTGTTGCAAAATAAACTAGCGCAAATGGATTTCGTATCTCGTGAAGAGTTCGACATTCAAAGCCAAGTGCTGATCCGCACGCGTGAAAAGCTGAGTCAATTAGAGCAAAAAGTATCTGAACTTGAAGCGAAACTCTCTTCAGAGCAGGAATGA
- a CDS encoding M16 family metallopeptidase encodes MKMIFNTFAFLMLVSTTIVHATSFTFPQYEKMVLDNGLTVYLLEQHEVPLIDMSVVVKAGAAAEPQRPGVGYLTAQSLMLGTHKLSKSDIEEKLDFIGAQVSVSMNQDAAQMNASFAAKDQAVVMALVRDMLVQPSFDTNEFNKLKTRHQSILSQQKESPQSVITAYFSQLFYQQHPYGLPASGDEVSVAKVELEDVQRFYQTHYVANNSAVVISGDFNSAAMKVRIQALFASWQNKEVLQSVIAAVNEPKKAHVLLVNKADANETTILIGGQGIPKNAKDAAQLQVINTILGGRFTSWLNDELRVNSGLTYGAGSVFKSQKHAGVFYITTFTKTQTTIETIDLALKTYKKLWSAGIDEATLASAKSYVRGQLPPRYETSGDLVNFLTDMFVYDIDAGFINGFEQAMDELTLKRANELVVNYLPSENLQFVLIGQAEALREQVKKYGEVKEVEITQPGFVL; translated from the coding sequence ATGAAAATGATCTTTAATACTTTCGCTTTCTTGATGTTGGTAAGCACTACAATTGTCCATGCGACCAGCTTCACTTTTCCTCAGTATGAAAAAATGGTGCTGGATAATGGCTTAACTGTTTATTTACTTGAGCAGCATGAAGTGCCACTGATTGATATGTCGGTTGTTGTTAAAGCCGGTGCAGCTGCTGAGCCTCAGCGACCAGGAGTTGGGTATTTAACGGCGCAAAGTTTAATGTTAGGTACACACAAGTTGAGTAAAAGTGACATAGAAGAAAAACTCGACTTTATAGGTGCGCAAGTCAGTGTCTCGATGAATCAAGATGCGGCGCAAATGAATGCATCGTTTGCCGCAAAAGATCAAGCGGTTGTCATGGCGTTAGTTCGCGATATGCTAGTGCAACCTAGCTTTGATACTAATGAGTTTAATAAATTAAAAACCCGCCATCAAAGTATCTTGAGTCAGCAAAAAGAAAGCCCTCAAAGTGTTATTACGGCTTATTTCAGTCAACTTTTTTACCAGCAGCATCCATATGGCTTACCTGCCTCTGGTGATGAGGTGAGTGTAGCTAAAGTGGAATTAGAAGACGTGCAGCGTTTCTACCAAACTCATTATGTTGCTAATAATAGCGCTGTAGTCATTAGTGGTGATTTCAATAGCGCAGCCATGAAGGTTCGCATCCAAGCTTTATTTGCCTCTTGGCAGAATAAAGAAGTGTTACAATCGGTTATCGCAGCTGTTAACGAGCCCAAAAAAGCACATGTCTTGTTAGTGAATAAAGCCGATGCCAATGAAACGACGATTTTAATTGGTGGCCAAGGCATCCCTAAAAATGCCAAAGATGCTGCGCAACTCCAAGTGATCAATACGATTCTCGGTGGGCGCTTTACTTCATGGCTCAACGATGAACTAAGAGTCAATAGTGGTCTTACATACGGTGCAGGTAGTGTGTTTAAAAGTCAAAAACACGCAGGTGTCTTTTACATCACCACTTTCACAAAAACCCAGACAACCATAGAAACGATAGACTTAGCATTAAAAACATATAAAAAACTATGGTCAGCAGGAATTGATGAAGCGACTTTAGCCTCCGCGAAATCGTATGTAAGAGGGCAGCTTCCTCCTAGATATGAAACCAGTGGTGACTTAGTTAACTTTTTAACCGACATGTTTGTGTATGATATCGATGCAGGCTTTATTAATGGCTTTGAGCAAGCAATGGATGAATTGACACTCAAGCGAGCAAACGAGTTAGTCGTCAACTATTTACCATCAGAAAACCTTCAATTTGTATTGATTGGTCAAGCTGAGGCATTGCGCGAACAGGTCAAGAAGTATGGCGAGGTGAAGGAAGTAGAGATAACCCAACCTGGGTTTGTTTTGTAG
- a CDS encoding c-type cytochrome gives MKKLSAAFLLLATTATAQAYDNSMTEEAIKSRLAPIGSVYLKGDKPAGPVVPAGPRTGQQVYQASCFACHGTGALGAPKTPADWAPRVAKGMDVLLDHAINGFNSMPPRGTCMDCSDDEIKASIEFMSKGE, from the coding sequence ATGAAAAAACTATCCGCAGCATTTTTACTGCTAGCAACAACAGCAACAGCCCAGGCTTATGATAATTCAATGACAGAAGAAGCGATCAAAAGTCGTTTAGCACCGATTGGTTCTGTTTATTTGAAAGGTGATAAACCAGCCGGTCCAGTGGTTCCTGCAGGTCCACGTACTGGCCAACAAGTCTACCAAGCAAGCTGTTTTGCTTGTCATGGTACGGGTGCACTCGGTGCTCCAAAAACGCCAGCTGATTGGGCTCCACGCGTAGCAAAAGGTATGGATGTCTTATTAGATCACGCTATCAATGGCTTTAACTCTATGCCTCCTCGCGGTACCTGTATGGACTGTTCGGATGATGAAATTAAAGCATCAATTGAGTTTATGAGTAAAGGCGAATAA
- a CDS encoding M16 family metallopeptidase, with amino-acid sequence MKLAWRVLLAISAIGFSSAQALVNAKDVETFTLDNGLKVIVLEDDSIPNANMYTFWKVGSRNEVPGITGLAHFFEHMMFNGAKKYGPKMFDRTMENHGGRNNAYTTEDLTVYSNWFPAASLEIIFDLEADRIANLDINQQVLESERGVVTSERSTGLENSNWRTLSEEVKGAAFRAHPYSWSVIGHQSDIDSWALKDLTAFHKTYYAPNNAVMVIVGAVKVAQVKQLATQYLGPIAAQTPPEAIRTIEPEQRGERRVYIEKASVSSPNIMMAYHVPATSNVDYYALTLLSDILSSGKSSRLNQQLVDKQIALDIATYLPQSFDPNLFYVYGIAAKDIDAVQLEQALVHEINRVIKEGVTEHELEKVKNQRLVSLYRTLATIDGKADQMGTYEVFFGDYKKLFNAPEDFSKVSVADIQRVAATYLVKKNRTVGVLAMQEDSHENDL; translated from the coding sequence ATGAAACTAGCCTGGCGAGTTTTGTTGGCGATTAGTGCCATTGGCTTTTCTAGTGCGCAAGCACTGGTCAATGCAAAAGATGTAGAAACATTTACATTAGATAACGGTTTAAAAGTGATCGTATTAGAAGATGACTCGATCCCTAATGCCAATATGTACACTTTTTGGAAAGTCGGTTCTCGTAATGAAGTGCCTGGGATTACAGGTCTGGCGCACTTTTTTGAACACATGATGTTTAATGGCGCGAAAAAATACGGCCCTAAAATGTTTGACCGTACAATGGAAAATCACGGCGGTCGTAATAATGCTTACACGACAGAAGACTTAACCGTGTACAGTAATTGGTTTCCTGCTGCGTCTTTAGAAATCATCTTTGATTTAGAAGCCGATCGCATTGCCAATTTAGATATTAATCAACAGGTACTTGAAAGTGAGCGTGGTGTGGTGACTTCAGAAAGAAGCACAGGCCTTGAAAACTCGAATTGGCGCACTTTATCTGAAGAAGTAAAAGGAGCGGCATTTCGTGCTCACCCCTATTCGTGGTCGGTGATTGGTCATCAATCAGATATAGACAGTTGGGCACTTAAAGACTTAACTGCATTTCACAAAACTTATTATGCTCCAAATAATGCTGTGATGGTGATTGTTGGTGCCGTTAAAGTGGCGCAGGTTAAGCAATTGGCAACCCAATATTTAGGTCCAATTGCAGCGCAAACTCCACCAGAAGCAATTCGTACGATTGAGCCTGAGCAGCGAGGAGAGCGACGAGTGTATATCGAAAAAGCATCCGTTTCTTCACCTAACATCATGATGGCTTATCATGTTCCGGCGACCTCTAATGTTGACTATTATGCTTTAACTTTGCTTTCTGACATTTTATCAAGTGGTAAAAGTTCACGTTTGAATCAACAGTTAGTTGATAAGCAAATTGCGTTGGATATTGCTACTTATTTACCGCAATCGTTTGATCCTAATTTATTTTATGTTTATGGCATTGCTGCAAAAGACATCGATGCAGTTCAATTAGAACAAGCTTTAGTGCATGAAATAAATCGAGTTATTAAAGAAGGTGTGACTGAGCACGAGCTTGAAAAGGTGAAAAATCAACGTCTCGTTTCTTTATATCGAACCTTAGCGACGATAGATGGTAAAGCAGATCAAATGGGCACGTATGAAGTCTTTTTTGGCGATTATAAAAAGCTATTTAATGCCCCTGAAGACTTTTCTAAAGTGAGCGTTGCGGATATTCAACGTGTTGCTGCAACCTATTTAGTTAAAAAGAACCGCACTGTGGGTGTATTAGCAATGCAGGAGGATAGTCATGAAAATGATCTTTAA
- the rep gene encoding DNA helicase Rep, translating into MKLNPNQDEAVKYISGPCLVLAGAGSGKTRVITNKIAYLVQKCEYKSKNIAAVTFTNKAAREMKERLIQTLGKKDAKGVWVSTFHTLGLEIIKKELMTLGFKPGFSLFDDQDIAQLVAELTEKELKKDKDQLNALKMHISNWKNDLIHPERAIQEAKEPQTALFAQLYARYQNQLRAYNALDFDDLIMVPTVLLAQYPEVRERWQNRFRYLLVDEYQDTNTSQYLLVKYLVGERARFTVVGDDDQSIYSWRGAKPQNLVLLSKDFPALRLIKLEQNYRSAGRILKAANILIANNPHVFEKKLFSELGYGEPIKVIGTRDEEHEAERVVAEIISHKFTKRTNYKDYAILYRGNHQARIFEKGLMANRIPYKISGGMSFFSRSEIKDIMAYLRLLVNQDDDNAFLRIVNTPRREIGTTTLEKLGNFANQKHISLFAAAFEPELNDYLTGRGFNALQGFVRWVVELSDNAVRGDTLEAVKTLIRQINYEDYLYESSTSPKAAEMRMKNVSELYRWITDMITGNDDNPPMTLAEVVTKLTLRDMMERNEDEDESDAVQLLTLHASKGLEYPYVFMVGMEEGLLPHQASIDEDNIEEERRLAYVGITRAQQELIFTYAKVRRQFGETSNTEISRFVEELPQDDLAFESRKQPATQAERMEKGQARVANLRAMLKKD; encoded by the coding sequence ATGAAATTAAATCCCAATCAAGATGAAGCGGTAAAATACATCAGTGGTCCTTGCCTTGTTCTAGCTGGAGCTGGTTCGGGTAAAACCCGTGTTATTACTAATAAAATCGCTTACTTAGTGCAAAAGTGCGAATACAAGTCAAAGAATATTGCTGCGGTCACATTTACCAATAAAGCCGCACGAGAAATGAAAGAACGCTTGATCCAAACCTTAGGCAAAAAAGATGCAAAAGGGGTGTGGGTGTCGACATTTCACACCTTAGGGTTGGAAATCATTAAAAAAGAGCTGATGACCTTAGGGTTTAAGCCGGGTTTTTCGTTATTTGATGATCAAGATATTGCTCAGCTGGTGGCTGAGTTAACAGAAAAAGAACTAAAAAAAGATAAAGATCAGCTCAATGCATTAAAAATGCACATCTCCAACTGGAAAAATGATTTGATCCACCCTGAACGGGCTATTCAAGAGGCAAAAGAGCCTCAAACAGCTTTGTTTGCTCAGTTATATGCGCGCTATCAAAATCAGTTACGTGCATATAATGCGCTTGATTTTGATGATTTGATCATGGTGCCCACGGTGTTACTGGCCCAATACCCAGAAGTCAGAGAGCGCTGGCAAAACCGATTTCGATATTTACTGGTTGATGAATATCAAGATACAAATACCAGTCAGTATTTGCTGGTTAAATATTTGGTTGGCGAGCGAGCTCGCTTTACCGTGGTTGGGGATGATGACCAATCGATTTATTCTTGGCGGGGCGCTAAACCACAAAACTTAGTGCTACTCAGTAAGGATTTCCCTGCATTACGCTTGATTAAATTAGAGCAAAATTACCGAAGTGCCGGGCGGATCCTTAAAGCGGCCAATATCTTAATCGCTAATAACCCCCATGTGTTTGAGAAAAAATTATTCAGTGAGCTTGGTTATGGAGAGCCAATCAAAGTGATTGGTACCCGCGATGAAGAACACGAAGCAGAACGTGTGGTCGCTGAAATTATTTCTCATAAGTTCACGAAACGTACTAATTATAAAGATTATGCGATTTTGTATCGTGGTAATCACCAAGCAAGGATCTTCGAAAAAGGATTAATGGCCAACCGTATCCCCTACAAAATCAGTGGTGGTATGTCGTTTTTTAGTCGCTCAGAAATCAAAGACATCATGGCCTATTTGCGTTTACTGGTTAACCAAGATGACGATAATGCTTTTTTACGCATAGTGAATACTCCGCGACGCGAAATTGGTACCACGACCTTAGAAAAGTTAGGTAATTTTGCCAATCAAAAGCATATCAGCCTATTTGCAGCTGCATTTGAGCCTGAACTCAATGACTATTTAACTGGGCGTGGTTTTAATGCGTTACAAGGATTTGTTCGTTGGGTGGTGGAATTATCAGACAACGCTGTACGAGGTGACACGTTAGAAGCTGTGAAAACCTTGATCCGTCAAATTAACTATGAAGATTATTTATACGAGTCTTCCACGAGTCCTAAAGCTGCAGAAATGCGCATGAAGAACGTCTCTGAGTTATATCGCTGGATCACAGATATGATCACTGGCAATGATGATAACCCACCGATGACACTTGCGGAGGTAGTCACTAAACTTACCCTTCGCGATATGATGGAGCGAAATGAAGACGAAGATGAGTCTGACGCTGTGCAGCTATTGACTTTACACGCCTCAAAAGGGCTCGAGTACCCGTATGTGTTTATGGTTGGAATGGAAGAAGGTTTATTGCCCCATCAGGCCAGTATTGATGAAGACAATATCGAAGAAGAGCGCCGCCTTGCCTATGTTGGTATTACTCGTGCTCAGCAAGAGCTCATTTTTACCTACGCGAAAGTTCGTCGTCAGTTTGGTGAAACCTCAAATACCGAAATCAGTCGTTTTGTAGAAGAGCTTCCTCAAGATGATTTAGCGTTTGAATCACGAAAGCAACCAGCAACACAAGCTGAGCGAATGGAAAAAGGCCAGGCTCGCGTTGCCAACTTACGTGCGATGTTGAAAAAGGACTAG
- a CDS encoding bifunctional diguanylate cyclase/phosphodiesterase: protein MDDLTSGNKKLNTKIARLKKIIKKYQHAHNMQHALIQLSEQASNVPELTLLYPAIHKILEAYLPSSNFYVVLENQLTHTLELTYFSDEKDDKSVPLAEEHHFNEGLTGYVFKTGKTQLFTQADILSGHKQDKFKVLGTVCEHWLGVPIFQDKEIMGVMVSQSYHANALFNQSHVELFEVISLYLSTAIERVKKRELLELEVKYRTYALMQSNQALQNEIGQRKQALDRLQILFKISRLATKTEHLSDFYQQIHHILQSITYAENIYICLYDKEAKQLSFPYAVDERISTYRTRPYQKGFTEYVITQRCAQLIDNKRAEELIAQGDIVRTENHCSNSSETSWIGAPLISEGNVIGVIACQSYDHKHTYNADDVELINFVSQQIANVLQKHLANQALKQSHEKLEKRVKDKTKALQQSNLHLQLQIEERKKIEQQLYHDAHHDALTGLANRSLFLMQLDKQLQQYIRHPQHGFAVLFIDLDNFKAINDNLGHQAGDEFLVEVAQSFSYCIREHDLLARLAGDEFVILLNHLHHPQEAIDVANRIIEIMRVPFCRDGFCIESGASVGITHSHNNYQHTDEIIRDADTAMYQAKKNGRGQCEFFHPLLRQLDMNSGTITQINDTLQPQDLHFNGKAIIAIHNGETQACLVERFWLHPNLGKIQFSQIEKYLSDTQQLIECELNLLTSILTQNNTLQPILLNCNINMLNVGHFTALKRTLMAHLGSSVLCLLFNEEAISRADNQQIQHLNQLQEMGIQIGLNDFAKYRCDLNIVTRCQFDYIVLSPIFSQRLLQQTSHQLQLQGLLAITNSCNSQVIAKGPAILNYQVLLEKHGIALFSSQQDFSASLPDMSESTQIASIR, encoded by the coding sequence GTGGATGATTTGACTAGCGGCAATAAAAAACTTAATACTAAAATTGCACGCTTAAAAAAAATAATAAAAAAATACCAGCATGCCCACAATATGCAGCATGCACTCATTCAATTATCTGAACAGGCGAGTAATGTCCCTGAGCTGACGTTGTTATATCCCGCTATTCATAAAATCCTTGAAGCATACCTGCCTAGTAGTAATTTTTATGTTGTCCTTGAAAATCAACTGACGCATACATTAGAACTCACTTATTTCAGTGATGAAAAAGATGATAAATCAGTCCCTTTAGCTGAAGAACATCACTTTAATGAAGGGCTAACAGGTTATGTATTTAAAACTGGGAAAACCCAGTTATTTACTCAAGCTGATATTTTAAGTGGCCATAAACAAGATAAATTTAAAGTGCTTGGCACTGTGTGTGAACATTGGCTCGGTGTGCCTATTTTCCAAGATAAGGAAATTATGGGTGTCATGGTATCGCAAAGTTACCACGCCAACGCTTTATTCAATCAAAGCCATGTTGAGTTATTTGAAGTTATCTCACTTTATTTATCAACCGCGATAGAGCGAGTGAAAAAGCGAGAGCTACTTGAGCTTGAGGTCAAATATCGCACCTACGCGTTAATGCAAAGCAACCAAGCATTGCAAAATGAAATCGGCCAACGTAAGCAAGCCCTCGACCGTCTACAGATTTTATTTAAAATCTCACGGCTAGCGACTAAAACTGAGCACTTATCTGATTTTTATCAGCAAATTCATCATATTTTGCAATCTATTACCTATGCTGAAAACATCTATATTTGTTTGTATGACAAAGAAGCTAAGCAACTTTCTTTTCCTTATGCTGTCGATGAGCGGATCAGCACTTATCGAACTCGTCCATATCAAAAAGGCTTTACAGAATACGTCATCACACAGCGATGTGCTCAGCTGATAGATAATAAACGCGCAGAAGAATTAATTGCACAAGGTGACATTGTTCGCACAGAAAATCATTGCTCCAATAGCAGTGAAACGTCTTGGATCGGCGCGCCGTTGATCAGTGAAGGCAATGTGATTGGTGTGATTGCTTGCCAATCCTATGATCATAAGCATACCTACAATGCAGATGATGTTGAGCTTATCAATTTTGTTTCGCAACAAATCGCGAATGTGCTGCAAAAACATCTGGCGAATCAAGCATTAAAGCAAAGCCATGAGAAGTTAGAAAAAAGAGTCAAAGATAAAACTAAAGCACTGCAACAAAGTAACTTGCATTTGCAGCTCCAAATTGAAGAGCGCAAAAAAATCGAACAACAGCTTTATCATGACGCTCACCATGATGCACTCACAGGTCTTGCAAACCGTAGTCTGTTTTTAATGCAATTGGATAAACAGCTCCAACAATATATCCGCCACCCACAGCATGGCTTTGCTGTGCTGTTTATCGATTTAGATAATTTCAAAGCAATTAATGACAATTTAGGCCACCAAGCGGGCGATGAGTTTTTGGTTGAGGTGGCACAGTCATTTAGCTACTGTATTCGCGAGCATGATTTACTTGCGCGACTGGCTGGAGATGAGTTTGTGATTTTGCTCAATCATTTACACCATCCGCAAGAAGCCATTGATGTTGCTAATCGTATAATTGAAATCATGCGAGTGCCTTTTTGCCGTGATGGCTTTTGCATTGAATCAGGCGCAAGTGTTGGCATTACCCATAGTCATAATAACTATCAGCATACTGATGAAATAATTCGCGATGCTGATACTGCAATGTATCAAGCGAAAAAGAATGGTCGCGGTCAATGTGAATTTTTTCACCCACTGTTGCGCCAACTTGATATGAATAGCGGCACAATTACCCAGATAAATGACACCCTACAGCCTCAAGATTTGCACTTTAACGGCAAAGCCATCATTGCTATTCACAATGGCGAAACACAAGCTTGTTTGGTCGAACGTTTTTGGCTACATCCAAACCTTGGGAAGATTCAATTTAGTCAAATCGAAAAGTATCTTAGTGATACGCAGCAGCTGATCGAATGTGAACTTAACTTACTCACATCAATCCTCACACAAAATAACACGCTGCAACCCATTTTACTCAACTGCAATATCAACATGTTGAACGTCGGTCATTTTACTGCACTTAAACGCACCCTAATGGCGCACCTAGGCTCAAGCGTTTTATGTTTATTATTTAATGAAGAAGCAATTAGCCGAGCTGATAATCAACAAATACAGCATTTAAATCAACTTCAAGAAATGGGCATTCAAATAGGACTCAACGACTTTGCCAAATACCGGTGTGATTTAAATATTGTCACCCGTTGCCAGTTTGATTATATCGTATTGAGCCCTATTTTTAGCCAGCGCCTGTTACAGCAAACGTCACATCAATTACAGTTGCAAGGTTTATTAGCTATTACAAACAGCTGTAACAGCCAAGTGATAGCCAAAGGGCCTGCAATACTAAACTACCAAGTTTTATTAGAAAAACATGGCATTGCATTATTTTCTAGCCAACAAGACTTTTCAGCATCATTACCTGATATGAGTGAAAGTACACAAATAGCATCAATACGCTGA